CTGGCCATTGTCTCAGGTATTTCCCCTGTAAAACCATTGGAGCTCAAGTCCAAACTGATTGTCAAGCTTTTTACATAACCAATTTCAGGTGGAATTGCACCAGAAAGGCTGTTGTAGCTCAAATCAAGTAAAGTTAGTTTCTGCAAGTTCCTTATGGATGTCGGAATTGAACCTGTCAAGAGATTATTGCTGAGAATTAGCTTGTTCAAGTAACTGAAGTTACCAAAGGTCCGAGGAATTTCTCCCGTGAACCTGTTTCTGCTGAGATCAAGCAACTCTAAATTCACAAGCTCACCAAGCTGAGATGGGATTTCCCCAATAATGTGGTTATTGTGCACATCAAACAGCTCAAGAACCATAATGTTTGCAATCTCAATTGGAAGGCCACCAGAGAATTGGTTCATGAACAAGTCAAGAAAGACAAGATTTTGCAATTGTCCTATCTCCCTAGGAATCTGACCTGAAAGCTGGTTCTCCCCAAGCCTCAATCTCACTAAAGACGTACAATTGGCAACACTTCGAGGCAACCCTCCAGATAAAGAGTTTCCCAGAAGTAGAAGCTTGCTCAGCTTCTTCAAACTGAAAATCTCTTCCGGGATAGACCCTGTAAGCTTGTTCCTTGAAAGGTCAAGCGCATAGAGTTCTGTGCAATTCCCAAATGAATATGGTACGGTTCCTGTCACAGAATTGCCCCAcaagaaaaaattttgcaaGAATTTCAAGTTACCAACCTGCAATGGAATCTCCCCTGATAACTGATTCTTATCGAGCTGAATAGCTGTGAGGCTTGTGCAATTGCATAACCGCGATGGAATTTTTCCTGTCAGTGCATTGTCTGACAGATGAAGCTGTTCAAGAACCATTAGCTTCCCCAAGTCACCAGGGATTTCTCCAGAAAGCTCATTGGCAGAGGCATCAAATACCACAAGCGATGAACAATTGGAAAGCGCGGCTGGGATTGGTCCAGATAGTGCATTGCCCCAAAGAAACAAGCTAGTGAGCTTTTGCAACTTACCCAGTTGAGGAGGGATTGAACCAGTGAGCTTGTTCATGTGCAAATACAAGTTCCTTAGTTCCGAACACAGCCCAATTTCAGATGGTACAGAACCAAATACATCAGTATCGTAAAGTGCCAGTGTTTGTAGATTGATCAAGTTCCCAAATGTAGGCGGTATCACACCGGAAAGACCAGTGGCCGCGGCACCAAATGTAGTAAGATTGGTGAGTAGTCCTAATTGAATAGGAATCACTCCAGTTAGATATGGATTACCCCCTATTCGAAACTGTTGGAGAGAAATCAAAGAGCCTAGCTGTGATGGTATTGACCCATTCAGGAGATTGTCTTGGAGACAAAGAACTTCAAGCGAGGTAAGGTTAGCAAGTTGTTGAGGTATCCTACCAGACAGTCTGTTGGAGTTCAAGAAAAGGaactggaggagagagagagtgccgAGTTCTGGAGGAATGGGACCCAAGAGGGAATTGGAGGAGAGGTCAAGGAGGTGAAGATGAGTGAGTTGGCCAAAAGAAGGGGGTATGGTGCCGGAGACATTGGTGGAGGAGAGGTTGAGAAGCTGTAGAGATGATAGGGAGGATAGCTGTTGGGGTAGAGAGGAAAGATTGAGGAATGTGTTGGgcagagagagggagatgacTCTGTTTTGTGGGGAGCATGTGATGCCTTGCCAGGTACATGGGGTTGGGCTTGACGGGTTCCATGTGGAAAGAATGGAGGAGGAAGCTTTGGCAGAAGGGTCAGCAGCGGAAAGTAGGGAGAGAAGGGCCTGTCCATCAGGTGAGAGGGAAGTAACCATCAATATTTTGGTCAGGGTTTGGTAGAATAATAACAGGGAAAATGTAACAAAATGGACCGTATTTCTCATTTGGGACATGGAAAATGGCTGGGTGATTGATGCTATATCAGGGTTAAGAAACGAGCTTGGTGGAGAACTGGTTTCTGTGGTGGTGGTAAAAGTCCACTCAAGGAGAGAACTTGTACGTGAAGGAGGTCAGTGGTGTTGAGGATGCTTATACTCCTATCCAAGGTGTACCCATGCATGTgaacaaaaaatatatcattttcatGAGTCTTTATGGTGGAAGATATGGTTGAACACAATCGAAGTATAATGGGTGTAGAGTGCTTCACTGCTATCTTTCTTACCGGAAAATGCCCATCGTTCCTAGTGTTGCCTCCGAGGCAGGTTGTACTGCCGGTAGTGGCTATAGTACATGCTTGAACTggtagtggtggtggtgaaagCTCAAGGCTAAGCTATTCGAGCACCTGCTAACTCCACCAATGTGGCCATAACAGTACTGCATAAATGATGATTTCAGTGTGGTGTTGTTGGCGGCGACAGTGTTGCTTTGGTGGCTGGAGCTTTGAGTAACAGGGACTCTTGGTTTTGTATATGTCAGTGAGTTTTTGAAGTCCGTTTAAATATCAACATTTTGTCTTGGTGCAATGATTTGGGCGCCACTTGTTTTTTGCTTGCTGACCGAAATTGTCCTTTTCAATCCACTGCATAATGAATGAGCAGTGAAACCCTTTGCTTTTTGTGGGGGTTAGTGTTGACTGTTTGCAGTGGAGGTGCTCATGTTactttccttcttgctcatataCTTGTCAGTATAACCAGTGAAGTCCCTCAATTATACATATATGGTACAGGGGGCCCAACtttctttctaaaaaataaaatgcatatatACTCCAAGTTATTATATCATGAATGCATGTAACCCAAACCCAGTGTAAATCTCTCTGAACTGGATATATTTTGCAGCATAGCTATTAGCTAAGACGTGAAATCATTTACCAACATCTTGAAACTCGACCTGACCGCTATACAAAGtaacaaaaaattaacaataactTGACAAATTTATAAGAATTCTAATTTTAAGGTAATTCAATCATTaatttttagtaaaatgatTAAGTCTTATttccaaatatatatgtatatttatcaaTAATGAGAGGTTCATCAGATGCCTATACATTAAAATTGTAAGTTCTCAATCCAAGAAAACGCAATTAACTCTGATCTAATGAAACGACAAGGAGTACTAGGGTCAGATTTTCTTGAAAGTGAGCTTGACAGTACCAAAGGATTCAGAGCTCCATGTCCATGGAGATGGAGGTGGAAAAGTGAGCGTGTCTAGCTAGTGTCTACTTTGCCCAAGTGCCTAGGGAGGAGGAAAACTTTGATGATAATATAGCAGTGAGGCAGCTTGGGGGATTGTGAAAGGTTAAAGGGTTGGAGACTTGGAGTAAGCAAACCAATTTAAATATCCTTTTTCTGGCATAAACTGTGCTCCCTCAAACATGGCCTCAGAGTTATTATAAAGGATTAACGTTCAAGGGTGGCGTGCATATAGAGAAAGTTTTGATTGGAGCATCTGGTTGTAAGCCAAAATTGGtgtatatataactattaactggTAACAtgcttatttttatgttttactgCCTGATTACTGTGGTAAGGTGAAGTTTAAAGAGATGGGTGACTTTGGTTACCGAGGAAGAAGTGGTGGGTTTGTTTTGGGACTGGGGCAAAAGAAAATGTTTAGAGTCACATGAGAGATCAGAGATAGAGAGGGTTTTAAATATTCCTTGAATAATTTAGGGCACAAGTAAcgattaggttttttttttttttttttttttttttaatttttatagggCTTTTAGGTTTTGACTGTATTCTATCAGTTTAGCACCACGAGACACTTCTCTCATTAATGTCACAAAATTGCTCATTTTAGCATTGATTTGAATGCTCAAGGTTTTGATCAAATTGAGCtattttttgctttcaaaataccTTTTTTACCCCTCATGTGAAATTTCAGTTTCATGGGTATCTTAGAATATAGCCTATGTTCCAACCCAAAGAAGTGTCCCATTGATCATGAGTGCTCAAACTAACTTCCTTTTGAACATCAGCAAAAGCCTAGTACTTTTCTTTCTTGGGTTTATCTTCCTGGTTGTTGTTGCTTGGTTCCTTCAAGTCAAAACAGTTAATAATTGAGCTCAAATACCCATTGAAGGCCTTAATTCATTACTCATATAATAATGCATGTATTTTCTGACCAAATTAAACAGTTTTACCAGGAAACAACTTGCtagtttctttgaattcatCCATGGTTTTGAGTAATCCAAGCATATATGATACGCTATATATAGTTTTCTGTGCTCTAGCTATGATATGATTGAACTCTACTTTCCTCATTTCAAAACTTGAAGCCAAATACTGAGGCAACAACAGGAATCTCCCCGACACTGATAAAATACATATGGCATACGAAGTGGTTTCATGGAAATACTACATTTTGCATAAGCTTGGTCATCATAAAATGaaccagagagagagatcagaggaCCAAATTGGGTCAAGAAAATGCATGTTCCACTGCTACAAGAGAGCAAACTTTATAACCAATtaccatattttattttcttaaaaatcaatacaatgaGCCCCTATCACTTGTTTTTAAGTACCAAGCCTCTGCTAGGGGTGTTATTTTGCTGCCACACGTGATTTTTTTGGATCCAAGGCCACCGGTTACTTTAGACCTGACCAACCACCATACTCTTAGAGTGGCACGTGTCCCTCGCACTTCATCACAATTgctatgtttgtaattttttcctCCAAGATTAAAAATGCAGATCTGTATCTTTTCAAGAtgtaattcattatttttccatgtatttttaatttttgtactgTCTTTTGTTCCAATCAAAATCAGATCATAATGTACAGGTATTTGCAGAAAAGAAGATCGTGGTTTTGCATTTCTTAAGGTTGACGCATATTGGCCTGCATTAACTCATGCATGCATTACTATATGTATACAGTTTCATATATTAACCGGCAATGTGCTTAGTAACGTAGCCCGCTCGCATGTTTTTGCTGCATTAATAAACAAACATCCACAAAGTTAAAcgtatatatagtttattaatagTGTGACGACGAACTTGATCATGAATTCGACTTACAGCTGTATCAGACTAGCTAGTTTTTAAAAGAGTATGATCAGATAATGGTAGGTAGAGAGGTCCAGCCGTCCAGATCATAGTCCTACTGTCAAATTAGGGGAGCAAGACTCGTATAATAGGGCTCTCTATTAAAGTTTACGTTCTTGCAACGCTACTTGTCTGCTAACTGCATCTACAATAATTATgcttttgattataatatctCAAAAATACCAGGTTTCTTGGGATTGACCTACCTCATCCCCTAGCTAGTCTTAAGGATTCAACTCTGCAATATATATTTGTCTCATTtcttgcctctctctctctctctaaagttAGATACTTGGCATGCTCTCATTGCTGATCATCAGGCCAGAAGATTAAGAGGGAGCTAAGTTCAGCTGAGCTGAACTTAAGCCTACTAAAACGGACATAAGCTAGTCTGCAGTCTGCATTTTACAGTGCAGTACTACTAGATATATATATGGGGCAAGAATTATCTTCAGGCGCAGCTTAGTCCACATGAGCGTATAAAATACAGCTGCATGAGCTAACCTTAGCACGTTGTTTGCACTTTGCAGGGGACAATGATAGAGACGCTGTAATTGTTTGTCATTCATAAGGATAGAGATCGAAACCTGCTTTTGGAGTCAAACATGCAGTGAAGATTCTGCCTAATCAAGGAGATGAAGCGTGCATATATGATTTCTTAAAGAATTATGAAATATTACCTCGTCTATGTGGTTTCTTAAAGAATTATGAGGTTGAAACGTGCATGATTTCCATTGCCACAATAATAATTCTTTCTATATAGTTCTACATGTCACTGGAAGAAACAATCAAAACAGATCATCACAAGACAAGCTAGTCAGAGAGAAATATGCAAATCTGATCTCTTGTAATTGTTGAGTAATATCCCaagtaaatgaagaagttaaGAATTGAAGTATTGCACATTTGCTCTGAAATTTTGGAGTCATGCTACCAGATAACAGATGATACGtattaccatatatatatatacacacatacatacacatataataCTTAATTTGTAGGCAAATAATGGTTTTAAGACCACATGGACTGACCTTAGGGTACCACTTTTCTTggcttatatatattatgtcttTAGACTATGTTTATAGAGCCCcaaaccctatatatatatatatatatatatatatgttgttacAATGTGCCAACCTgacttggattctagctatctTTCCATGACTAATTGATGTTTCTGGATTAAACAAAGACATTTTCAAGCACTAAAGCATAAGAAAACATGAAGATGACAaaacagaggaagaaaaagaagagagaggtgCCATTGCTCTAAGAGTTGAGCCGCCCTGGCGTGgcctaattattattaaatgtctGATAGCAGATGGAAAGGAAAGTGCATATATGTAGGGATGCTCAGTTGGTACGTAAAGGACTCAAACAAAGGTTTCTGCCAAGATTCCAAACTAGAAGGCAATGATCTCACCGTAATCCTGCTTTGGAGTACTCAAGATGACAGAAGATTGTTTGCAGGGCATGAAGACATCTTCCCTAATTTTTCCACGGCTTTTAATTATGACCAAAGATAAAACATCGCAAAAGTTATAAGGTCATCCATCTCATCAGGTTTTTCTACAGTTTATTAATGACCAATCGAGTGTAAACAACATACAAGTTTAAGCCATCCTCCTCATAAGCTAAATAATTACGAACGATGATAATACACActtcatttgaaaaaagaaagtatTGATCTTCTGAGGTATATATTTAATTAGTCTTTCCCAATGCATGACACAGATTGATGGCAATTGAAGCCATGATCTAGACCTGTTCAACTAATTATCTAGCTCGCACATGATTGCAACCGGCTATTTTgttaggggagagagagagaaatttatGGCCTATGTCTCTCCAGAGAGAGACAGACCACCAATATAGTCAAgaaaatgtaacaaaataatCTGGACTACTAGATTTTAATAGAGAATATGCAtcataattatttgtaaattggGTGGATATATAgcaaaggaaaatactttaatcacaaaagaattacacaaaaataaactcacaaactcaTATCGTTTGATGTGATacgtcaaattgtaaagttacttttattataaaatagatctaacggatTCCATGAAACTACATCCgtttgtgggtttattttatataatctctttgtgtATGTAACAGTTCTCTATTGCAAAATATACTCTCTTAAAAATATGAAGCATTAGTGAGTCCTTCGTTTGGCTTAAATCAAGGATTGATTGAACTGATGCATGTAGAAATCACATTTATGCACCTTTTGTCCTTGAATGACAGTAAACTACTGTATTTTTCATCTCCATTGTGTAGAGCTACAAAGAAACCGTTGCTGACTTGTTTCCATACGCATAATAAATGCATAGCAGCGGACTTGACTGTTAGTACTCTTGAAGAGCAGAAAAAATGTATCAAACAATAATTTCAGTTCGACATAGCCCCATCCCAAGTTGATCTGAAAAAGAAATTCTGTGTTCTAAAGAATATGTAGAACCTAATTCAAGTAAAAAGcttgaaataaataatacattGTTTGAGCACAAAAAATGCATTCTTTTCACAGTATATTGCTGATTACTTTTTTCAGCAACAActgaatcaaaagaaaatgaatcattCATATCCATAGGGAAAACAAAAGCAACAGTAACCAGAAAGTTTGGAACAACATGCAGTTGAGAGTATATTTTAACACATCATATTACACATTTGTAGGGATTAATAGGAGGAAAAACCAATTTGAAACTCGGAACATCCCGAGATTTCACATGGCTTGGGATCTAATTGCAATACCTGCCAAATAACCTGATGTTGTGAACCCAAAAGGAGAAAATGACTGATTGAAAGTTATTCCCTTTTTTCACTGTTCACGGTGGGGAGTGTAGCTAGGTGTCATGTCAAGCCCACGGTCTTTTACAATTTGATCATGTCGCATGGAAACCTTAAGTAGCTGGACCATCTTCTCTTTCAAACTTGAACCATTTCCAATTTGCATACATAATTGCTTCGTTGTCAAAAGGTAAAGCATTGGTTGGATAAAGCTCTGACTTATAAGGGGCTAAACCGGCAGGTAGCTTTTCCCTATACTTCTTTGCCATCACTGCAGCCTCAGCAAATACTTTCTGCCAAGAGGAAGAATTTTCTCAATTCAAGAAACTGGATAGAAGCAATATATACTATACAGGCCACTGAAGAAATTTCAATTCTgagaataataataacaatattgcACCTCCTTGTTTGATACAAATAGCCCGGGCTCACTTTCAAGGTCAGCAATACTGCAAGCCACAAAAGCACAAATTTCCTATCAGAAGAATTTATaagagaaccaaaaaaaaaggcATTAACTTGTCCATTAGAATGCAATGAGTTATGGAGGCCAGCACTAAAAGACATTTAACTTTCATCAGGTAAATTGTCTTGAAATTTTCCAGAAGTTCATGCTTTTCACAATCATAGGTAAACTCGGTGaccataaaaattataaaggaaATTGCAAAGCGACAAACAATGGAACTTCAGAAGACCAAAACTGgtagataaatattataaggACAGTTGTGATATTAATTTCTAGCCTAGTTCACCAAAACTCAATGACACAACTAGATACCCCCAAAGCACCACTCAACATTCCTATATCACAATTATCGGTATTAGTATGACACTGGATATATTGAGCAAATACTAGGAAGTGCAATGTCGGAGAAGTAGTTGTCTACTGTTGatataaatacatgtaattGTCTTCTGGAAAGGAAGCATGCAATTAAGCCGACAGGAAGGCAGGGGATCACGGCtgaaaattaataatactaGGGATTTAGACCACTTACAATGCtaataaaaagtaagttttagaaagaaagtgaaaaagtaaataattatgCCAGTGCATCAAACATGCATGGGTTTCCAACCTGCAACTCAATTCTATTTACCTTAGAGATATTTTGTCAGGAAACATCGACTTTGCAACAAGAACTTTAACCTTCTCATCAACTGCAAGTAAGTCGCTGACAGAAGTAATTCGACCACGGGTGATGTTTGAAATATGCAGTAACCCACTGTGAAATGTGGAGAAAGCTTAGGTCAATTCTCAATAAATGATAAACACAAGAAGAGAAAATGCACTGGCCTCTCTTCAACGAACAAGTGTTTTAAACTTTGATCCCAAACCACCAAGGCAGTGACACTACACTATCAAACTACCAAAAAGTTACAATGTGCACTCTCCAttaagatccaaccatcaaaatt
This is a stretch of genomic DNA from Carya illinoinensis cultivar Pawnee chromosome 15, C.illinoinensisPawnee_v1, whole genome shotgun sequence. It encodes these proteins:
- the LOC122296404 gene encoding LRR receptor-like serine/threonine-protein kinase RGI5 — translated: MSQMRNTVHFVTFSLLLFYQTLTKILMVTSLSPDGQALLSLLSAADPSAKASSSILSTWNPSSPTPCTWQGITCSPQNRVISLSLPNTFLNLSSLPQQLSSLSSLQLLNLSSTNVSGTIPPSFGQLTHLHLLDLSSNSLLGPIPPELGTLSLLQFLFLNSNRLSGRIPQQLANLTSLEVLCLQDNLLNGSIPSQLGSLISLQQFRIGGNPYLTGVIPIQLGLLTNLTTFGAAATGLSGVIPPTFGNLINLQTLALYDTDVFGSVPSEIGLCSELRNLYLHMNKLTGSIPPQLGKLQKLTSLFLWGNALSGPIPAALSNCSSLVVFDASANELSGEIPGDLGKLMVLEQLHLSDNALTGKIPSRLCNCTSLTAIQLDKNQLSGEIPLQVGNLKFLQNFFLWGNSVTGTVPYSFGNCTELYALDLSRNKLTGSIPEEIFSLKKLSKLLLLGNSLSGGLPRSVANCTSLVRLRLGENQLSGQIPREIGQLQNLVFLDLFMNQFSGGLPIEIANIMVLELFDVHNNHIIGEIPSQLGELVNLELLDLSRNRFTGEIPRTFGNFSYLNKLILSNNLLTGSIPTSIRNLQKLTLLDLSYNSLSGAIPPEIGYVKSLTISLDLSSNGFTGEIPETMASLTQLQSLDLSHNMLYGKINVLGSLTSLTSLNISYNNFSGTIPVTPFFRTLSLNSYLENPKLCESVDGSTCSKSLIRRNGLQSSKTVALISVIIASVTILVLASWILVMRNHKYMVEKSSGTSPSSSGAEDFSYPWTFIPFQKLNFSIDNILDCLKDENVIGKGCSGVVYRAEMPSGELIAVKKLWKSKKDEEPVDSFAAEIQILGHIRHRNIVKLLGYCSNRSVKLLLYNYISNGNLQQLLQGNRNLDWETRYKIAVGSAQGLAYLHHDCVPTILHRDVKCNNILLDSKFEAYLADFGLAKLMNSPNYNHAMSRVAGSYGYIAPEYGYTMNITEKSDVYSYGVVLLEILSGRSAVESRLGDGLHIVEWVKKKMGSFEPAISVLDTKLHGLPDQMVQEMLQTLGIAMFCVNSSPAERPTMKEVVALLMEVKSPPEEWGKTSQPLIKQSSNQS